In one window of Candidatus Sulfuricurvum sp. RIFRC-1 DNA:
- the fliG gene encoding flagellar motor switch protein FliG: protein MNLSPSQQSNFEEMSMTQKIAILLVQLGEEVTATIFSRMNVEAITEISKYIANNRSIEKNLGAAVLEEFYAIVQSNQYLNTGGLEYAREILYKALGPDEAKKVLERLNKTMQNTQNFSYLAKIKPQQLADFIMTEHPQTVALILAHMDPSAAAETLYIFPDELRAEVAMRMAKLGDISPSIIKRVSAVLESKLEALASYKVEVGGPRSVADVFNRLGTKVSKATLSQIEQLDQELASSIKEMMFTFEDIVDLDGAGIREILKSSDKNDLMLALKNAAEELKEKFFANMSQRAKDAFIEELQFLGAVKMKEVESAQRKIVDVVQALAEQGVLQLGESEEMVE, encoded by the coding sequence ATGAACTTATCACCTTCCCAGCAATCCAATTTCGAAGAAATGAGCATGACCCAAAAGATTGCCATTCTTTTGGTGCAGCTTGGGGAAGAGGTTACAGCGACTATTTTTTCACGAATGAATGTAGAAGCGATTACGGAAATATCCAAATACATTGCCAACAACCGCTCCATTGAGAAAAATCTCGGTGCGGCAGTTTTAGAAGAGTTTTACGCGATTGTCCAATCCAATCAATACTTAAACACAGGCGGTCTTGAATACGCCCGGGAGATTTTGTACAAAGCGCTGGGGCCGGATGAAGCGAAAAAAGTATTGGAACGTCTCAATAAAACGATGCAAAATACTCAGAATTTTTCTTATTTGGCCAAAATCAAGCCTCAGCAACTGGCCGATTTTATTATGACGGAACATCCGCAGACGGTTGCATTGATCTTAGCCCATATGGACCCTTCCGCTGCGGCTGAAACACTCTATATCTTCCCCGATGAACTGCGCGCTGAAGTGGCAATGCGTATGGCAAAACTGGGGGATATTTCTCCCTCTATCATCAAGCGCGTCAGTGCCGTACTCGAATCCAAACTTGAAGCGCTCGCTTCTTACAAAGTCGAGGTGGGCGGGCCGCGTTCTGTTGCCGACGTATTCAACCGTTTGGGTACGAAAGTCTCCAAAGCGACCTTGTCACAAATCGAGCAGTTGGATCAAGAACTGGCTTCATCGATCAAAGAGATGATGTTTACCTTCGAAGATATTGTCGACCTCGACGGTGCCGGTATTCGCGAGATCCTCAAATCATCCGATAAAAATGATCTGATGCTGGCTCTGAAAAATGCGGCCGAAGAGCTCAAAGAGAAATTCTTTGCCAATATGTCCCAACGTGCCAAAGACGCTTTTATCGAAGAACTCCAATTTTTAGGTGCAGTTAAAATGAAAGAGGTTGAATCTGCTCAGCGCAAAATTGTCGATGTGGTACAAGCCTTGGCGGAACAAGGTGTCTTGCAACTCGGTGAATCTGAAGAGATGGTGGAATAA
- the fliF gene encoding flagellar basal-body MS-ring/collar protein FliF has product MDFKALFSQLVVFFGKLTQAQKTIIGAAVAGIVAFLVFLVVYTSDGTAGGDKSYQVLFDQLSSEDAAKVVEQLEKDKIPYRIPRDNVIEVPKDVVYKERITIASMGIPKEGHVGFELFDKQEFGSTNFDQEIKFRRALEGELARSIDSLGPVEKSSVSLALPKETLFVSEAVPPSASVMVQLSEGGKLSPKQIRGIKKLVAAAVPKLTPENVTLIDSEGEALGDDDAAAAMGELSSMQQQYKSKEEKKQEEKIVNVLAPFIGGKDRIVAKVTIEYDFSEQSSTSEKFDPESVVRSEQSSEEKREGGAPAAAPGGVPGAVSNVGPVEGLASGGSGEKYEKTTGTTNYEISKTVSTTKMEFARIKRMTAAVVVDGKYEPKKDAAGEATEEVEYIALDETQLQAIDALVKQSIGVDEQRGDQVSIRNFEFQTTKAGMEPKDAASKTTAFVDTYLAPFAPLFKYLFVALILFIAYKKIIIPFAERMLEFSREEEAFEKPNLEIADDEDEDLVEKVQQMRKKVENQLGLGDNFNEDELKYDVLLEKVREIAEEHPEEIASLIQTLIDEESTPNDANKR; this is encoded by the coding sequence ATGGATTTTAAGGCCCTTTTTTCGCAACTTGTCGTTTTTTTCGGAAAGCTCACTCAGGCACAAAAAACTATTATCGGTGCAGCAGTTGCTGGAATTGTCGCATTTTTAGTATTTTTGGTTGTTTATACCTCTGATGGGACTGCCGGCGGTGACAAAAGTTATCAAGTTCTTTTTGATCAACTAAGCAGCGAAGATGCCGCAAAAGTGGTGGAACAGCTCGAAAAAGACAAAATTCCCTACCGTATTCCCCGTGATAATGTTATTGAAGTTCCGAAAGATGTCGTCTATAAAGAGCGTATTACAATCGCTTCTATGGGGATACCGAAAGAGGGGCATGTCGGATTTGAACTTTTTGACAAACAAGAATTCGGTTCGACCAATTTTGACCAAGAGATTAAGTTTCGTCGAGCGTTAGAAGGGGAACTTGCCCGATCAATTGACTCACTTGGACCGGTCGAAAAATCAAGTGTTTCTCTTGCTCTTCCTAAAGAAACCCTTTTTGTCTCCGAAGCGGTACCCCCGTCTGCTTCCGTTATGGTTCAGCTCTCCGAGGGTGGAAAACTTTCCCCTAAACAAATACGCGGGATCAAAAAGCTGGTTGCAGCAGCTGTGCCGAAATTGACTCCAGAAAATGTGACATTGATTGATTCAGAGGGCGAGGCCCTTGGAGATGATGATGCGGCGGCGGCGATGGGTGAGCTCTCATCCATGCAACAGCAATACAAAAGCAAAGAAGAGAAAAAGCAAGAAGAGAAAATTGTTAATGTACTTGCCCCATTTATCGGCGGTAAAGATCGAATCGTTGCCAAAGTAACGATTGAGTACGATTTCTCTGAGCAAAGCTCTACGTCTGAAAAGTTTGATCCTGAAAGTGTTGTTCGCAGTGAACAGTCCTCGGAAGAAAAACGTGAAGGGGGTGCTCCCGCAGCGGCTCCCGGAGGTGTTCCGGGTGCTGTCAGTAACGTAGGACCGGTTGAGGGCCTTGCAAGCGGCGGAAGCGGAGAGAAATACGAGAAAACCACCGGAACCACAAATTACGAAATTTCCAAAACGGTTTCAACGACCAAAATGGAGTTTGCCCGTATTAAACGTATGACAGCAGCAGTCGTTGTGGATGGTAAATATGAACCGAAAAAAGATGCGGCAGGCGAAGCGACGGAAGAAGTAGAATACATCGCTTTGGATGAAACACAATTGCAGGCAATTGATGCATTGGTTAAACAATCTATCGGAGTGGATGAACAGCGCGGAGATCAGGTCAGTATCCGTAATTTTGAGTTTCAAACCACAAAAGCGGGAATGGAACCAAAAGATGCCGCATCCAAAACCACGGCGTTCGTAGATACCTATCTTGCTCCGTTTGCTCCGTTGTTTAAATATCTTTTTGTCGCGCTTATTCTCTTTATTGCCTACAAAAAAATCATTATCCCTTTTGCCGAGCGGATGCTTGAATTCAGCCGTGAAGAAGAGGCGTTTGAAAAACCGAATCTTGAAATTGCCGATGATGAAGATGAAGATTTGGTGGAAAAAGTACAGCAGATGCGTAAAAAAGTGGAAAATCAACTTGGGCTTGGGGATAATTTCAACGAAGACGAGCTTAAATATGATGTATTGCTTGAAAAAGTGCGTGAGATAGCAGAAGAACACCCTGAAGAGATTGCTTCGTTAATCCAGACCTTGATTGATGAAGAGAGTACTCCGAACGATGCAAACAAGCGATAG
- the hisC gene encoding histidinol-phosphate transaminase, whose protein sequence is MKFNEALESIKTYEAGKPIELVVREYGIDKDSIVKLASNENPFGCSPKVKDAVRLIIDNMALYPDDSMVKLKTALSGKYGIKSNELVIGAGSDQVIEFAIHAKAHGGSKVLMNSVTFAMYEIYAKQVGAHIIRTASREHDMDEFYALYCEHKPSIIFLCTPNNPTGDALNAASMLAFIEKIDNDTLVIVDGAYMEYARFKDPSYAVEPRELIERFENVLFLGTFSKAYGLGGMRVGYGIAQAPIIEALYKVRPPFNITTLSLEAASVALEDEPFVQECIRDNFAQMSRYEEFARAKGIDVIDSYTNFVTLSLPEEKNSSKIAQELLKKGMIVRDLSSYGLNAIRVTIGTRIQNDRFFELTDPLL, encoded by the coding sequence ATGAAATTTAATGAAGCGTTAGAGTCTATTAAAACCTACGAAGCAGGTAAGCCGATCGAGTTGGTTGTCCGTGAGTATGGGATCGATAAAGATTCGATCGTGAAACTTGCCAGTAATGAGAATCCGTTTGGATGTTCACCGAAAGTAAAAGATGCCGTTCGCTTAATCATCGATAATATGGCCCTTTATCCTGATGACTCGATGGTCAAACTTAAAACCGCTTTATCGGGTAAATACGGCATTAAAAGTAACGAATTGGTAATTGGTGCCGGAAGTGATCAAGTGATCGAATTCGCAATCCATGCGAAAGCGCATGGCGGTTCGAAAGTGCTTATGAACAGTGTCACTTTTGCGATGTATGAGATTTATGCGAAGCAAGTGGGGGCGCACATCATCCGAACCGCATCGCGCGAGCATGATATGGACGAATTTTATGCACTTTATTGTGAACACAAACCCTCGATCATCTTTTTGTGTACGCCGAACAATCCGACCGGGGATGCTCTCAATGCAGCATCGATGCTCGCTTTTATCGAAAAAATTGATAATGACACCCTTGTGATCGTCGATGGTGCTTACATGGAGTATGCCCGTTTCAAAGACCCTTCCTATGCGGTTGAACCGCGTGAATTGATTGAACGGTTTGAGAATGTCCTTTTCTTGGGGACTTTTTCAAAAGCGTATGGATTGGGAGGAATGCGCGTCGGGTATGGAATTGCTCAGGCACCTATTATTGAAGCTCTTTATAAAGTACGCCCGCCGTTTAATATTACGACGCTCTCCTTGGAAGCGGCATCGGTAGCATTGGAAGATGAACCGTTTGTTCAAGAATGTATTCGTGATAATTTTGCGCAGATGAGCCGTTATGAGGAATTTGCACGCGCTAAGGGGATCGATGTGATTGACAGTTATACCAATTTCGTCACTTTATCGCTTCCTGAAGAAAAAAATTCATCAAAAATTGCGCAAGAACTCTTAAAAAAGGGTATGATTGTACGTGATTTAAGCAGTTACGGATTGAACGCGATTCGTGTTACAATCGGAACCCGAATTCAAAATGATCGTTTCTTTGAACTCACCGATCCTTTATTATAA
- the pheA gene encoding prephenate dehydratase, producing MNTLEECRARIDEIDNEIVGLLNRRMEVVRRVGEIKHESNTAIYRPEREKSIIDRLTQISESSGGLLNTAAIEAVFLEIFAVARNLELPERIAYLGPEGSFTHQAAESRFGAMSDYLSLGSIEAVFKTLEASRAKFGVVPIENSRDGVVGETLDLLGKSSVKIVAELYMPIHMAFATKAEKIHHIKRIYSKDKGFGQCREFLAEHGLDTIEHIPVESTAKAAILASKDPEAAAICSHIAAKLYGVPTLFENIEDAHNNATRFFILSDFKNGISGEDKTSILVRLKDAQKAGALVHFLEDFNNADINLSKIESRPSRDNDGFGYWFFIDFFGHIDEPKIQSLVQKHVDEVTWLGSYVKGEL from the coding sequence ATGAATACTTTAGAAGAGTGCAGAGCACGAATTGATGAGATCGATAATGAGATCGTCGGCCTTTTGAACCGCCGCATGGAAGTGGTGCGTCGTGTCGGTGAGATTAAGCATGAAAGTAACACGGCAATTTATCGTCCAGAGAGAGAAAAATCCATTATTGATCGGTTGACTCAGATCAGTGAATCTTCCGGCGGACTTTTGAATACGGCTGCAATCGAAGCAGTATTTTTAGAGATTTTTGCGGTTGCCCGTAATCTTGAACTCCCTGAACGGATTGCCTATTTGGGGCCGGAGGGGAGTTTCACCCATCAGGCGGCAGAATCACGTTTTGGGGCAATGAGCGATTATCTTTCTCTTGGTTCGATCGAAGCTGTATTTAAAACGCTCGAAGCATCGCGTGCAAAATTCGGTGTAGTACCGATCGAAAATAGCCGTGATGGCGTCGTGGGAGAAACCCTTGATCTATTGGGCAAAAGCAGCGTTAAAATTGTTGCCGAACTTTATATGCCGATTCATATGGCATTTGCCACCAAAGCGGAGAAAATTCACCATATCAAGCGGATCTATTCGAAAGACAAAGGGTTTGGGCAATGTCGGGAATTTTTAGCGGAACACGGCTTGGATACGATCGAACACATACCGGTTGAATCGACTGCAAAAGCGGCTATTTTGGCTTCTAAAGATCCTGAAGCGGCCGCTATCTGCTCCCATATCGCGGCAAAACTGTACGGTGTTCCGACATTGTTTGAAAACATCGAAGATGCCCATAACAATGCAACGAGATTTTTTATCCTCAGCGATTTTAAAAACGGTATCAGCGGTGAGGATAAAACCTCGATTCTGGTACGCTTAAAAGATGCTCAGAAAGCGGGAGCCTTGGTTCATTTCTTGGAAGATTTTAACAATGCCGACATCAATCTTAGCAAAATCGAAAGTCGGCCGTCGCGGGATAATGATGGTTTCGGATATTGGTTTTTTATCGATTTCTTCGGTCATATTGATGAACCTAAAATTCAATCATTGGTCCAGAAACATGTCGATGAAGTGACATGGTTGGGAAGTTACGTAAAGGGAGAATTATGA
- a CDS encoding HAD-IIA family hydrolase produces the protein MYFVDVQGTLIEDNTKLPTRGAVAFIDYLNAHQIPYMVITNSTKNPSDEFLGYLNSIGLNIPREHYLDPLMMLESHIDKTRKVAAYGSAPFLHVLQAMGYTLDFLNPDVVLVAIKDDFVSDEYAQIIEFLLGGAQLIGMHETTLYAKNHKRYPGVGAILKMLEFATSVSYTVVGKPSIAFFEEALSRLSLQKAGIKFSDITIISDDVKGDLIGAQSLGMKGVFVLSGKYRSADEIIPSLKPHERPAEIYADMQAILERL, from the coding sequence ATGTATTTTGTGGATGTGCAAGGGACGCTAATCGAAGATAATACCAAACTTCCCACTCGTGGGGCGGTTGCTTTTATCGATTACCTTAATGCGCATCAGATTCCTTATATGGTCATTACCAACAGTACCAAAAATCCGAGTGATGAGTTCTTGGGATATCTTAATAGTATCGGGTTGAATATTCCTCGGGAACATTATCTCGATCCGTTGATGATGTTGGAGAGTCATATTGACAAAACCCGTAAAGTTGCGGCGTATGGATCTGCTCCTTTTTTACATGTTTTACAGGCGATGGGCTATACGTTGGATTTTTTAAATCCTGATGTTGTTTTAGTGGCCATCAAAGATGATTTCGTGAGCGATGAATATGCACAAATAATCGAATTTCTCCTTGGTGGTGCACAACTGATCGGGATGCATGAAACCACGCTGTATGCCAAGAATCACAAACGTTATCCCGGCGTGGGGGCAATTTTAAAAATGTTGGAATTTGCTACCTCGGTTTCCTATACGGTGGTCGGTAAACCGAGCATCGCTTTTTTCGAAGAAGCTTTATCTCGTCTTTCCCTGCAAAAAGCCGGGATAAAGTTCAGTGATATTACGATTATCAGTGATGATGTCAAAGGGGATCTTATCGGCGCGCAATCGTTGGGGATGAAAGGGGTATTCGTCCTTAGCGGCAAATATCGATCAGCGGATGAGATTATCCCCTCGCTAAAACCTCACGAGCGACCGGCGGAAATTTATGCCGATATGCAAGCAATATTGGAGCGTTTATGA
- the lysA gene encoding diaminopimelate decarboxylase yields the protein MIDFKALAQTYGTPLYVYDFDAMKTQFESLKEAFRGRKSILAYAVKANSNLSVVKHFAQQGSGADCVSIGEVRRALMAGVPKYRVIFSGVGKRDDEIREAIESDILYINVESEAELGRVEMIARELGAKARISVRVNPNIDPKTHPYISTGLHDNKFGVEIVAAKRMYIQAKNSPNLDPVGIHFHIGSQLTDLEPIYEAAVIVADLLRSLQAIDIELKFFDIGGGLGVRYDNETTIEPYDYAQAILSALKGIDVTIIMEPGRFLTANAGYFLTKVLYEKNNGEKRFVMVDGAMNDLIRPSLYKAYHRVEALDKTGDATPADVVGPVCESGDFLAKNYPLPPMEHNDLLVIHSAGAYGFGMGSNYNTRGRSAEIAIEAANVRLIRRRETFDDVIALERDYL from the coding sequence GTGATCGATTTTAAAGCTCTGGCGCAGACCTACGGAACACCTTTGTATGTTTATGATTTTGATGCGATGAAAACGCAATTTGAATCTTTAAAAGAGGCGTTTCGCGGGCGTAAATCTATTTTAGCGTATGCCGTCAAAGCCAACTCAAATCTCAGCGTTGTAAAACATTTTGCGCAGCAAGGCTCAGGTGCGGATTGCGTATCGATTGGCGAGGTGCGTCGTGCTCTCATGGCGGGAGTACCAAAATATCGTGTTATTTTCAGCGGTGTCGGTAAACGTGATGATGAGATTCGTGAAGCGATCGAATCGGATATTCTCTACATCAACGTGGAGAGTGAAGCAGAACTTGGGCGAGTTGAAATGATCGCTCGGGAGCTGGGTGCCAAAGCCCGTATCAGTGTCCGTGTCAATCCGAATATCGATCCGAAAACTCATCCGTATATTTCAACCGGTTTACATGATAATAAATTCGGTGTGGAGATTGTTGCGGCAAAACGGATGTACATCCAAGCGAAAAACTCGCCTAATCTTGACCCCGTAGGTATCCATTTTCATATCGGAAGTCAGTTGACCGATTTGGAGCCGATTTACGAAGCGGCAGTCATCGTAGCCGATTTATTACGCTCCCTTCAAGCAATCGATATCGAGCTAAAATTCTTTGATATCGGCGGAGGGTTAGGGGTTCGTTACGACAATGAGACAACGATTGAGCCTTACGATTACGCACAAGCGATTCTTTCTGCACTCAAAGGAATCGATGTTACGATTATCATGGAGCCGGGACGATTTTTGACGGCGAATGCGGGATACTTTTTGACCAAAGTACTCTACGAGAAAAACAATGGTGAAAAACGTTTCGTAATGGTAGATGGGGCCATGAACGATCTTATCCGTCCGAGTTTGTACAAAGCGTATCACCGTGTTGAAGCGTTGGATAAAACGGGTGATGCAACTCCAGCCGATGTGGTTGGACCGGTATGTGAGAGCGGTGACTTTTTAGCCAAAAACTACCCGCTTCCACCGATGGAACACAATGATTTATTGGTTATTCACAGTGCAGGAGCCTACGGTTTCGGGATGGGAAGTAACTACAATACCCGTGGTCGCTCAGCCGAGATTGCCATCGAAGCAGCTAATGTACGTCTGATTCGACGTCGCGAAACGTTTGATGATGTTATCGCGTTAGAACGCGACTATCTGTAG
- a CDS encoding LptF/LptG family permease yields the protein MLAFNTLSFTYLRYFSIVLIALTSFMVGFDLMDNASELPNSANLVLIYIMYKYFYAVDMMLPISLIFAIIASLVELIRSNALAAYYALGYSKIRIMAPFLSVASGLIIIYISLHATNFARSNEFANNLRETSQFIRPTSNLFFTHEGNYIYFGNLYPLSKRAEDIRIFTFEQGHLKEALSAKEAVYENGYWNIQKAHLIRPPEGFDLHASGIVTEDRNNLKVLRDFKPKILDQVYEGKANFTIGDGLDALKLLENQNVDVAKITSAMYRIFVSPWFAPVLMVIFFTYAPVSARFLNLSLFSFSAILVTLIVWGVLFMMGELSNNKTLSPEIGIIVPIMVLGGVMLWRLGNPLRRVRVKSRQN from the coding sequence ATGCTCGCATTTAATACTTTATCATTCACGTATCTACGCTATTTCTCGATCGTATTGATTGCGTTAACCAGCTTTATGGTCGGATTCGATCTGATGGACAATGCCTCAGAACTTCCAAACTCCGCTAACCTTGTTTTGATTTATATCATGTATAAATATTTTTATGCGGTTGATATGATGTTGCCGATCTCCTTGATTTTTGCAATCATAGCTTCTTTGGTAGAACTGATCCGCTCCAATGCGTTGGCGGCATATTACGCACTCGGGTACTCAAAAATACGTATTATGGCCCCTTTTCTGAGTGTGGCTAGCGGGCTGATAATTATCTATATTTCCCTTCATGCGACCAATTTTGCCCGTTCAAACGAATTTGCCAACAACTTACGTGAAACCTCTCAGTTTATCCGTCCGACCAGTAATCTTTTTTTTACCCATGAAGGAAATTACATCTATTTCGGAAATCTTTATCCTTTGAGTAAGCGGGCGGAAGATATTCGAATCTTTACCTTTGAACAAGGCCATTTAAAAGAGGCTTTGAGTGCCAAAGAAGCAGTGTACGAGAATGGTTATTGGAATATTCAAAAAGCTCATTTAATACGTCCTCCCGAAGGGTTTGATCTACACGCTTCAGGGATCGTAACGGAAGATCGAAATAATCTTAAAGTACTGCGTGATTTTAAACCCAAAATTTTGGATCAGGTATATGAGGGGAAAGCCAACTTTACGATTGGCGACGGATTGGACGCGCTTAAGCTGCTTGAAAATCAAAATGTCGATGTGGCTAAAATTACGAGTGCCATGTACCGTATTTTTGTTTCACCATGGTTTGCACCGGTTTTGATGGTGATTTTTTTCACGTACGCCCCGGTGAGTGCCCGTTTCTTAAATCTCTCCTTATTTAGTTTTAGTGCCATTTTGGTAACCCTGATTGTATGGGGAGTGCTCTTTATGATGGGAGAGCTCTCAAACAATAAAACCTTATCACCTGAAATCGGGATAATCGTTCCGATTATGGTACTCGGCGGAGTAATGTTATGGCGACTTGGAAATCCCCTAAGGAGAGTTAGGGTAAAATCGCGACAAAACTAA
- the pth gene encoding aminoacyl-tRNA hydrolase, translated as MLIVGLGNPGSAYASTRHNVGFMVIDELCHRRSVQNISKSSFEGELFKMGSHFLLKPTTFMNLSGRSVLAVKNFYKIDEVIVIHDDLDLPFGALRFKSGGGHGGHNGLKSTDAAITPEYIRVRMGIGKPEHKSQVADYVLHPFSAEEQSKLSNWISAAADAVEMLLTQSCSDVAAKCSVKGV; from the coding sequence ATGCTGATCGTCGGACTGGGAAACCCCGGCTCGGCGTATGCATCAACCCGTCACAATGTCGGGTTTATGGTGATCGATGAACTTTGTCACCGTCGCAGTGTTCAAAACATTTCAAAGAGCTCCTTCGAAGGGGAGTTGTTTAAAATGGGGTCACACTTCCTGCTCAAACCTACAACCTTTATGAATCTTTCCGGTCGCTCTGTCCTTGCCGTTAAAAATTTTTATAAAATCGATGAGGTCATTGTTATTCATGATGATTTGGACCTTCCTTTTGGGGCATTACGCTTTAAAAGCGGAGGCGGTCATGGCGGACATAACGGACTCAAATCAACCGATGCCGCGATAACGCCTGAGTATATTCGTGTTCGTATGGGGATCGGAAAACCGGAACATAAATCGCAGGTGGCCGATTATGTATTGCACCCCTTTAGTGCAGAAGAACAATCTAAACTATCCAACTGGATTTCTGCCGCAGCGGATGCGGTAGAAATGCTTTTAACGCAAAGTTGCAGTGATGTTGCCGCGAAATGCTCCGTAAAAGGGGTGTAA
- a CDS encoding 50S ribosomal protein L25/general stress protein Ctc produces MLEGILRESIGKRSTKAYRRDGYLIANIYGKGLENIHAAFKMNDFIRTVRNKETVAFAVNVAGNEMNLVVQGYESHPVSGNLLHVDLMVAQAGVVTHYHVPVNTVGTPVGLKNKGMLFVAKKRLRVKAAIENLPANITVDVAPLDLGDSVLVRDLPRVENVTFTDSDRVSVLSIIKAK; encoded by the coding sequence ATGTTAGAAGGTATTTTAAGAGAGAGTATTGGCAAACGTTCAACAAAAGCGTACCGCCGTGATGGTTATCTTATTGCTAACATCTACGGAAAAGGGCTTGAAAATATTCACGCTGCGTTCAAAATGAACGATTTTATCCGTACTGTGCGCAACAAAGAAACCGTAGCATTTGCTGTAAACGTAGCGGGTAACGAGATGAACCTTGTTGTTCAAGGGTATGAGTCTCATCCAGTTTCAGGCAACTTGTTGCACGTTGATTTGATGGTTGCACAAGCAGGTGTTGTCACTCACTATCATGTACCGGTTAATACGGTAGGAACTCCTGTCGGTTTGAAAAACAAAGGTATGTTGTTCGTTGCTAAAAAACGTCTTCGCGTTAAAGCGGCAATTGAAAACTTGCCGGCAAATATCACTGTTGATGTTGCTCCACTCGATTTGGGTGATTCTGTATTGGTTCGTGATCTTCCACGTGTTGAAAACGTTACGTTTACTGATTCAGACCGTGTATCGGTTCTTAGTATCATTAAAGCGAAATAA
- a CDS encoding PilT/PilU family type 4a pilus ATPase, whose product MNSNIQQSIQQPDLGDLNFEVLKKIRGYLRRMIDAGGSDLHIKANAVVRARINGEIIPLSGEIFSKDDALVFAKELLRTRFPELVEKKELDLVYPFDENTRFRINIFFQMEGISAVFRLIPVKILTVDELLLPEIVHSFAEMERGLVLVTGVTGSGKSTTLAALINEINWKRRKHIITIEDPIEFVHKDRKCIVNQRSIGQDTHTFGSALRAALREDPDIILVGEMRDMETIEIALHAADTGHLVFSTLHTLDAKETVNRIISVFPTGEQNRVRMTLSSVLKGVISQRLIPTVDGKRTAALEILIRTPRIEQLIAENRDIEIPDTIAEGKELYKSQTFDQGILDLYLNGRISREDALAFATSPSDLKLKMEGLSATIDKGKLGVDDGPKEFKEEEFIGLKG is encoded by the coding sequence ATGAATTCAAATATTCAGCAAAGTATTCAGCAACCTGATTTGGGAGACCTCAATTTTGAGGTATTGAAAAAAATTCGCGGTTATCTTCGGCGCATGATCGATGCGGGAGGAAGTGACTTGCATATCAAAGCCAATGCGGTTGTTCGTGCACGAATCAATGGAGAAATTATTCCCCTTTCAGGTGAAATCTTTTCTAAGGATGATGCCCTTGTTTTTGCCAAAGAACTCCTTCGTACCCGTTTTCCTGAATTGGTCGAGAAAAAAGAGTTGGACTTGGTTTATCCGTTTGATGAAAATACCCGTTTTCGTATCAACATTTTTTTCCAAATGGAGGGGATATCAGCTGTTTTCCGTCTGATCCCCGTCAAAATCTTAACGGTAGATGAATTACTATTACCCGAAATCGTCCATAGTTTTGCGGAGATGGAGCGGGGATTGGTTCTCGTGACCGGTGTTACCGGAAGCGGTAAATCAACCACCTTGGCCGCATTGATCAATGAGATTAATTGGAAACGGCGTAAGCATATTATTACTATTGAAGATCCGATTGAGTTTGTCCATAAAGACCGTAAATGCATCGTCAATCAGCGCAGTATCGGTCAAGATACGCATACCTTCGGATCAGCATTGCGTGCAGCATTGCGAGAAGACCCTGATATTATTTTGGTTGGAGAGATGCGGGACATGGAGACAATCGAAATTGCGCTTCATGCGGCAGATACCGGGCATTTGGTTTTCTCAACACTTCATACGCTTGATGCAAAAGAGACGGTTAACCGGATTATCTCCGTATTTCCGACGGGTGAACAGAATCGTGTCCGTATGACTCTGTCCTCTGTCCTCAAAGGGGTGATTTCACAGCGGCTGATTCCAACCGTGGATGGAAAACGGACTGCTGCACTGGAAATTCTGATTCGCACCCCCCGTATTGAACAGTTAATCGCAGAAAATAGAGATATTGAGATCCCTGATACAATCGCAGAAGGGAAAGAACTCTATAAATCCCAGACGTTTGATCAGGGAATTTTAGATTTATATCTTAATGGGCGTATTTCTCGGGAGGATGCCTTGGCCTTTGCAACGTCACCATCGGATTTAAAACTTAAAATGGAAGGGCTCAGTGCTACCATTGATAAAGGAAAATTGGGAGTGGATGACGGTCCGAAAGAGTTTAAAGAAGAAGAGTTCATCGGCTTGAAAGGATAA